In Zhaonella formicivorans, one DNA window encodes the following:
- the acsB gene encoding acetyl-CoA decarbonylase/synthase complex subunit alpha/beta, protein MSDFDKIYEGAIVAGQEPKKLFQQVYDGAVIATSYAEILLNQAIRLYGEDAAIGYPDTAYFLPVIRSLSGEEVTKLGQLVPILNRMRHQVRSELNFENARLAGEATLYAAEIIEAIRYLRKDSMAVEPWTGFLGDPVLRKYGIKMVDWTIPGVAVILGRAKDSKAAKKLVDDLMGKGMMLFLSDEIIEQLLEENVKLGIDYIAFPVGNFTQVVHAANYALRAGMAFGGITPGLREEHRDYQRRRVLAFVLHLGERDEVKTAAEMGCIFLGFPVITDQELEPEETINDWYISVPDYDKIVQTALEVRGIKLTNISIDIPINFGPAFEGETIRKNDMYIEMGGGKTPSFELVRRVNEDEIEDGKITVIGREMDEIAEGEKLSFGLMVDIYGRKMQDDFEGVLERRIHDFINYGEGLWHTAQRDLNWLRVSKEAVAKGFKFKHYGDILIAKMKQEFPAIVDRVQVTIINDPAVVEEKIKIARERYKARDDRMRGLTDDAVDTFYSCILCQSFAPNHVCIVTPERVGLCGAVSWLDAKASYEINNAGPNQPIVKGTALDDVKGMWKSVNEYLYTASNRTLEEVYLYTLMDKPMTSCGCFEAIMAIVPEVNGIMITTREHGGMTPCGMTFSTLAGMVGGGTQTPGFMGIGRSYIVSKKFITADGGLSRIIWMPKELKEFLGQDLVQRALEEGLGEDFVDKIADETVGTTVEEILPFLEEKGHPALTMEPLL, encoded by the coding sequence ATGAGTGATTTTGATAAGATTTACGAAGGCGCTATAGTAGCGGGTCAAGAGCCGAAAAAACTATTTCAGCAGGTTTATGATGGAGCGGTGATAGCTACCAGTTATGCTGAAATTCTTTTAAATCAAGCGATACGTCTGTATGGCGAAGATGCCGCTATTGGTTACCCTGATACGGCATACTTCCTGCCTGTTATTCGCTCCCTCAGCGGGGAAGAAGTTACGAAACTCGGACAGTTAGTGCCAATTTTAAACAGGATGCGTCACCAGGTGAGGTCCGAACTGAATTTTGAAAATGCCAGGCTTGCTGGTGAAGCTACACTTTATGCAGCTGAAATTATTGAAGCAATAAGGTATTTGCGAAAGGACTCCATGGCTGTTGAACCCTGGACAGGTTTTTTGGGGGATCCGGTGTTACGGAAGTATGGCATAAAAATGGTTGACTGGACAATTCCCGGTGTGGCGGTGATCCTGGGAAGGGCTAAAGACAGCAAAGCCGCGAAAAAGTTAGTGGATGATTTAATGGGCAAGGGTATGATGCTGTTTCTAAGCGACGAAATCATAGAGCAGCTGCTGGAGGAAAATGTAAAGCTGGGAATTGATTATATTGCATTTCCCGTAGGTAACTTTACACAGGTTGTCCATGCCGCAAATTATGCTTTGCGGGCCGGAATGGCTTTTGGAGGCATAACTCCTGGACTGCGGGAAGAGCATAGGGATTACCAGCGCCGCCGTGTTTTGGCTTTTGTATTGCACTTGGGCGAAAGAGATGAAGTTAAAACTGCAGCTGAAATGGGTTGTATTTTCTTAGGTTTTCCAGTCATCACAGATCAGGAACTGGAACCCGAGGAAACGATTAATGACTGGTACATCTCAGTTCCCGATTACGATAAAATTGTGCAAACCGCTTTAGAAGTTAGAGGAATAAAATTAACTAATATTTCTATAGATATTCCAATCAACTTTGGTCCAGCTTTTGAAGGTGAAACCATCCGCAAAAACGATATGTATATTGAAATGGGAGGTGGAAAAACACCTTCTTTCGAACTGGTGAGACGTGTTAATGAAGATGAAATCGAGGACGGTAAGATTACGGTTATAGGCAGGGAAATGGATGAAATAGCAGAGGGAGAAAAATTGAGTTTCGGATTAATGGTCGATATCTACGGCCGTAAAATGCAGGATGATTTTGAAGGCGTTCTTGAGCGCAGAATCCACGATTTTATTAACTACGGCGAAGGACTCTGGCATACTGCACAAAGAGATTTAAACTGGCTGCGGGTTAGTAAAGAGGCAGTAGCCAAAGGATTCAAATTTAAGCATTACGGCGATATTTTAATTGCCAAGATGAAACAGGAGTTTCCAGCTATAGTAGATAGGGTCCAAGTTACTATTATTAATGATCCTGCAGTGGTTGAAGAAAAAATTAAAATTGCCAGGGAACGTTATAAAGCAAGAGATGACAGAATGCGCGGCTTAACCGATGATGCTGTAGATACGTTCTATTCCTGTATTCTTTGTCAATCATTTGCTCCAAACCATGTTTGTATTGTAACTCCCGAAAGGGTAGGCCTCTGTGGTGCCGTATCCTGGTTGGACGCAAAAGCATCCTATGAAATCAATAATGCCGGTCCTAACCAGCCTATTGTCAAAGGTACCGCTTTAGACGATGTTAAAGGCATGTGGAAGAGCGTCAATGAATACCTGTACACTGCATCTAACCGTACTCTGGAAGAAGTTTACCTGTATACGCTGATGGATAAGCCTATGACTTCTTGTGGCTGCTTTGAAGCAATCATGGCTATTGTTCCGGAAGTGAACGGCATAATGATTACTACCAGAGAACACGGCGGCATGACTCCTTGTGGGATGACTTTCTCCACTCTGGCCGGTATGGTAGGCGGAGGAACTCAAACTCCCGGATTTATGGGTATAGGACGCAGTTACATTGTGAGCAAGAAGTTTATCACTGCCGACGGAGGGTTGTCCAGGATAATTTGGATGCCCAAAGAGCTAAAGGAATTCTTAGGGCAGGATTTGGTGCAGCGGGCCCTTGAAGAAGGCCTGGGAGAAGATTTTGTGGACAAAATTGCCGATGAAACTGTTGGTACCACAGTAGAAGAGATTTTGCCATTTCTTGAGGAAAAGGGACATCCGGCTTTAACGATGGAACCGCTTTTATAA
- a CDS encoding AAA family ATPase: MTKYIAVAGKGGTGKTTFTALLIKYLSANNKKAILAVDADPNANLNEALGLNVEFTISDILNELKDPKAVPAGMTKDIFVEYKLSQSIIETKDIDLLVMGGPQGPGCYCYANDLLRKHLETLGKNYEYVIVDSEAGLEHISRKTIPRVDTLFVISDCSARGIRSAGRVYQLLKSLNNQVGLVQLVVTKVNEEQLKELEQEIVQTGLALGGTVPFDPMVIEFDVQSKPLISLPEASPAVQAVFQLLHALEI, encoded by the coding sequence GTGACTAAATATATAGCAGTGGCTGGTAAAGGCGGAACAGGTAAGACCACCTTTACTGCACTGCTCATCAAGTACTTATCGGCAAACAATAAAAAAGCAATCCTGGCTGTAGATGCAGATCCTAATGCTAATTTAAATGAAGCTTTAGGGCTGAATGTTGAATTTACCATCTCCGATATTCTTAACGAATTAAAAGATCCGAAAGCAGTTCCCGCTGGCATGACCAAAGATATATTTGTAGAATATAAGCTTTCCCAATCTATTATTGAAACGAAGGACATTGATTTACTCGTGATGGGCGGTCCGCAGGGGCCTGGTTGCTATTGTTACGCTAACGACTTACTGCGCAAACACCTTGAAACTTTAGGTAAAAATTATGAATACGTTATTGTGGACAGCGAGGCCGGCCTGGAACATATTAGTAGAAAAACCATTCCCAGAGTGGATACGTTGTTTGTAATCAGTGATTGTTCAGCCAGGGGTATTCGTTCCGCGGGCAGGGTATACCAACTGCTGAAAAGCTTAAATAATCAAGTAGGTTTAGTTCAACTTGTTGTCACCAAAGTCAATGAGGAACAGCTCAAAGAATTGGAACAGGAAATTGTACAGACTGGCTTGGCGTTAGGGGGAACAGTGCCATTCGATCCTATGGTAATAGAGTTTGATGTGCAGAGCAAGCCCTTAATATCTTTACCCGAAGCAAGCCCAGCAGTACAGGCAGTATTTCAGCTTTTACACGCCTTGGAAATATAA
- the cooS gene encoding anaerobic carbon-monoxide dehydrogenase catalytic subunit, whose product MPRFRDLTHTSKPSDAPRVVEGKIRERTVDPAALAMLEEAKKKDVVTTYDRFLAQQPQCKIGYQGICCRICLQGPCRVKPGYGPGSKGICGASAYTIVARNLVRLIAGGAAAHSDHGKHIAKALFAVAEGKAPDYSIVDKEKLYKVAERIGIDTKDKSDLEIAKELAIAALEDYSRLDDEVPATWVKTTVTEGRNEKFISHNIMPYSINGNIVELISGTHMGMDADPVNLIFHGLKVALSDYAGEHIGTDFSDIIFGTPQPVVSEANLGVLDENKVNIAVHGHNPLLSEIMVKAAQEMEKEAVKAGAKGINLVGICCTGNEVLMRQGVPLVTSFASQELAIMTGALDAMVVDLQCIMPSIRQVAECFHTKIVTTQHHVKIPGAYHFAFHEDKALDIAKEVIRLAIHAFTERNPNSVNIPQIKNKVVAGFSTEAFLKLLASLEPDQPIKVVTEAILSGELKGVALLCGCNNLKGYQDYNHLTIAKELAQKDVLLLATGCSAQAFAKHGLLDPEAVEKYAGPGLRKFLYRLNQSNDLTEKLPLIFHMGSCVDNSRVVDIYTMMANQLGVDIPKVPFVASAPEAMSEKAVAIGSWNVAMGIPTHVGTMPPIEGSELIYGIATQIASDVFGGYFIFETDPKVAAKKLLSALEYRTWKLGVHREAALKYGTDLSKAY is encoded by the coding sequence ATGCCAAGATTTAGGGATTTAACTCATACTTCTAAACCCTCTGATGCTCCCAGAGTAGTTGAGGGTAAGATTAGAGAACGTACTGTGGACCCTGCAGCGCTAGCCATGCTTGAAGAGGCAAAAAAGAAAGATGTGGTTACCACATATGACCGTTTTTTAGCTCAACAACCACAGTGTAAAATTGGTTACCAGGGCATATGCTGTCGAATCTGCCTGCAAGGGCCTTGCCGGGTTAAGCCTGGCTATGGGCCGGGAAGTAAAGGAATTTGCGGCGCTTCCGCTTATACCATAGTGGCTAGGAATTTGGTCCGACTAATAGCCGGAGGGGCTGCAGCTCATTCCGATCACGGCAAGCACATTGCCAAGGCATTATTCGCTGTAGCTGAGGGAAAAGCCCCCGATTACAGTATTGTAGACAAAGAGAAGTTGTATAAGGTTGCCGAAAGAATTGGTATTGATACTAAAGATAAATCAGATTTAGAAATAGCTAAAGAACTGGCCATAGCTGCCCTTGAAGATTACAGTCGTTTAGATGATGAAGTACCTGCTACTTGGGTAAAAACAACAGTTACAGAGGGACGTAACGAAAAATTTATAAGTCATAACATTATGCCTTATAGTATCAATGGTAATATCGTGGAGTTAATCAGCGGTACACATATGGGTATGGATGCCGATCCTGTAAACTTAATTTTCCACGGCCTAAAAGTTGCATTATCGGACTATGCCGGTGAACACATCGGAACAGATTTTTCTGATATTATTTTTGGGACACCCCAACCGGTAGTCTCTGAAGCTAATTTAGGTGTTTTAGATGAAAACAAAGTTAATATTGCAGTACACGGCCATAACCCCTTGCTAAGTGAAATCATGGTTAAAGCTGCCCAAGAAATGGAAAAGGAAGCTGTTAAGGCTGGTGCTAAGGGCATTAATCTTGTCGGTATATGCTGTACCGGTAATGAAGTACTAATGCGCCAAGGGGTACCACTGGTTACCTCATTTGCTTCCCAAGAACTGGCCATTATGACAGGCGCTTTAGATGCAATGGTTGTTGACCTACAATGTATTATGCCTTCTATAAGGCAAGTGGCAGAATGCTTTCATACAAAAATAGTCACTACCCAGCATCACGTAAAAATTCCAGGAGCTTACCATTTTGCTTTCCACGAAGACAAAGCTTTGGATATTGCTAAAGAAGTAATTAGATTAGCCATTCATGCCTTCACAGAACGCAATCCAAATTCAGTTAACATCCCGCAAATAAAAAATAAGGTTGTTGCAGGGTTTAGTACAGAAGCCTTTCTAAAATTGTTAGCCAGCCTTGAACCAGATCAACCCATCAAAGTTGTAACAGAAGCCATTTTATCCGGAGAATTGAAAGGTGTTGCACTCCTATGCGGTTGTAATAATTTAAAAGGTTACCAGGATTATAATCACTTAACAATTGCTAAAGAATTGGCTCAAAAAGATGTCCTTTTACTGGCTACCGGTTGTTCTGCACAGGCATTTGCCAAGCATGGACTGTTGGATCCTGAAGCAGTAGAAAAATATGCCGGGCCAGGTTTAAGAAAGTTCTTATACCGGTTAAACCAAAGCAATGATTTAACCGAAAAATTGCCGCTCATCTTCCATATGGGTTCCTGTGTGGACAACAGCAGAGTTGTGGATATCTATACCATGATGGCTAACCAATTAGGCGTGGATATACCGAAAGTGCCGTTTGTTGCTTCAGCTCCTGAGGCGATGAGTGAAAAGGCTGTGGCAATTGGTTCCTGGAATGTTGCCATGGGAATTCCGACCCATGTTGGCACTATGCCTCCCATTGAAGGCAGTGAATTGATTTACGGCATTGCAACCCAAATCGCTTCAGATGTATTTGGTGGTTACTTTATCTTTGAAACGGATCCAAAAGTTGCTGCCAAAAAACTGCTTAGCGCCCTTGAATACCGTACTTGGAAACTCGGTGTACATCGCGAAGCAGCTCTTAAATACGGCACTGATTTGAGCAAGGCTTACTAA
- a CDS encoding ASKHA domain-containing protein: MEICSVTFLPDNVTVKTEPGITIAGAARLAGIELKMPCGGEGSCGKCVVRLTKKGTTEELLACQTIVYEDIFVEVPQNVRLGEHQILLAETEQNFQTKYDFEPLCQKVAVRLSPPSLYENASDWTRLSCELSKAVGGKEVVPSLPVLQKMAHLLRKSDWHVSALLVAQNGFYELIDLQPGMATETIYGLAIDIGTTTIVIYLVDLVSGKVLGKAGTYNKQAAYGDDIITRIIHCQSPKGLKQLHDAVIDSITELTEQLLATSQVVGSKVYVITVAGNTTMIHLFLGMDPKFIRLDPYIPTAAQFPIVKGKELGLETTPEACVYCLPAVGSYVGGDIVAGVLSTGMNWADNLTLFIDIGTNGEIVLGNKEWLISCACSAGPAFEGSGITCGMRAMQGAIERVEINPVNFEVRYQTIEGTPPAGICGSGLIDCIAKLHRVGLIDRAGRFCELDKPVERLRKTDEGKEFVLAWDWETALGKDITLTEGDIQNLIRAKGAIFAGIQCLLKTVQLDFSSLERIYIAGGFGNYLNIADAIEIGLLPDLPHHLYRFVGNTSVRGAYLSLISQTALNAATEIGKKLTYLELSAGNNFMEEFISALFLPHTNLELFPNVKSTTVVRGGNSD; this comes from the coding sequence ATGGAAATCTGTTCGGTTACTTTTCTGCCTGATAATGTGACTGTGAAAACCGAACCAGGAATTACTATTGCTGGGGCAGCCCGGTTAGCCGGCATTGAATTAAAAATGCCGTGTGGTGGCGAAGGTTCTTGCGGCAAGTGCGTTGTTAGACTTACTAAAAAGGGGACCACGGAGGAGCTTCTGGCCTGTCAAACCATAGTTTACGAAGATATCTTTGTAGAAGTTCCGCAAAATGTCAGGCTAGGCGAGCATCAGATTTTACTGGCTGAAACAGAACAAAATTTTCAAACCAAATACGACTTTGAACCTTTATGCCAAAAAGTAGCCGTCAGGCTTTCTCCGCCTTCTCTCTATGAAAACGCCAGCGATTGGACACGTTTAAGCTGCGAACTCAGTAAAGCAGTTGGAGGGAAGGAAGTTGTGCCCAGCTTGCCGGTTTTGCAAAAAATGGCTCATCTACTGAGGAAATCCGACTGGCACGTAAGTGCGCTTCTCGTGGCCCAAAATGGTTTTTATGAATTGATTGACCTTCAGCCAGGAATGGCGACAGAAACAATTTATGGTCTTGCCATTGACATCGGAACAACAACAATTGTTATTTACCTTGTTGATTTGGTCAGTGGTAAAGTATTGGGCAAAGCCGGAACTTACAATAAACAAGCAGCTTACGGGGACGATATCATTACCCGGATCATTCACTGCCAATCGCCAAAGGGTTTGAAACAATTGCACGATGCTGTAATAGACAGCATTACTGAGCTTACAGAGCAATTGTTAGCTACCTCCCAAGTTGTCGGTTCCAAGGTTTATGTTATTACAGTAGCAGGCAATACAACAATGATCCATTTGTTCTTAGGAATGGATCCAAAATTCATCCGTTTGGATCCTTACATTCCTACTGCGGCCCAATTCCCGATAGTGAAAGGAAAGGAACTTGGACTGGAAACCACACCGGAGGCCTGCGTTTATTGCTTACCGGCTGTTGGTAGTTATGTTGGCGGCGATATTGTAGCCGGGGTACTAAGTACGGGTATGAACTGGGCGGATAATCTTACGCTGTTCATTGATATCGGTACTAACGGCGAAATTGTTTTAGGCAATAAAGAATGGTTAATCAGCTGTGCTTGTTCAGCGGGACCGGCTTTTGAGGGCAGTGGTATCACCTGTGGCATGCGGGCCATGCAAGGAGCTATTGAAAGAGTTGAAATTAATCCTGTCAATTTCGAAGTGCGTTACCAGACAATAGAAGGAACTCCTCCTGCAGGGATTTGTGGTTCCGGTTTAATTGATTGTATTGCAAAACTACATCGGGTGGGCCTGATCGACAGGGCCGGTAGGTTTTGCGAACTCGATAAACCGGTGGAAAGGCTAAGAAAAACCGATGAAGGAAAGGAGTTTGTCCTTGCATGGGATTGGGAAACAGCCCTTGGAAAGGATATAACACTTACTGAAGGGGATATCCAAAACTTGATTCGGGCTAAAGGAGCAATTTTTGCTGGAATACAATGCCTTTTAAAAACTGTGCAGTTGGATTTCTCCAGCTTGGAACGGATTTACATTGCCGGTGGGTTCGGCAATTACCTAAACATTGCTGATGCCATTGAAATAGGCTTATTGCCGGATCTGCCGCATCACCTGTACCGGTTTGTGGGTAATACTTCAGTCCGGGGAGCATATTTATCTCTAATTTCACAAACGGCACTAAATGCAGCTACTGAGATTGGCAAGAAGTTGACATATTTAGAATTATCCGCAGGCAACAATTTTATGGAAGAATTCATTTCAGCTCTATTTTTGCCCCATACGAATCTAGAACTGTTTCCCAATGTAAAATCAACAACAGTAGTGAGGGGTGGCAATAGTGACTAA
- a CDS encoding ABC transporter substrate-binding protein, which yields MLKKGLWLALFVIALVLLGNCQEKKTTLGVIQIVSHPSLDAARQGFMDYLEESGFEPDKNILISYENAQGDEEQARYIVDKFTKEKTDLILAISTPSARAAISQNRIPVLFTAVTDPVGAGLEEKLNNSARLIAGVTDLTTGCAQLQLLRELLPETKTIGIIYNKAERYAALQVERLRESVADYNMTIITKEVENDMEAVHAAKNLLGEIDVLYLPTDKTVNSGLDEILLWAKLAKKPVFTGEAAGVQQGALAAVEVNYYKLGRQTGEMAVKLLKKEKQIAQLGVESSRDNDIFINWQTANELGIKVPPSLTAKAKILP from the coding sequence ATGTTAAAAAAAGGACTATGGCTGGCGCTTTTTGTTATTGCGTTAGTTCTTCTTGGCAACTGTCAGGAGAAAAAAACAACCCTAGGAGTTATACAAATTGTGTCACATCCTTCCTTAGATGCTGCCAGGCAAGGTTTTATGGACTATTTAGAAGAGAGTGGTTTTGAACCGGACAAAAATATTTTGATCAGCTATGAAAATGCCCAGGGAGATGAAGAACAAGCGAGATATATTGTAGATAAATTTACTAAGGAGAAAACGGACTTAATCCTTGCTATTTCTACGCCAAGCGCCAGAGCTGCCATTTCACAGAACCGTATCCCAGTTCTGTTTACAGCTGTAACCGATCCTGTAGGTGCCGGGCTGGAAGAAAAGTTAAATAATTCAGCAAGGCTAATTGCCGGCGTCACAGATCTTACCACTGGTTGCGCGCAGCTTCAATTGCTGCGGGAACTGCTTCCGGAAACCAAGACAATAGGAATTATTTACAACAAAGCGGAAAGATATGCTGCGTTGCAGGTTGAAAGGTTACGGGAAAGTGTGGCAGACTATAACATGACCATAATTACCAAAGAAGTTGAAAACGACATGGAAGCAGTGCATGCAGCCAAAAATCTTTTGGGTGAGATTGATGTGCTTTATCTTCCTACCGACAAGACTGTAAATTCCGGGTTGGATGAAATATTGCTGTGGGCAAAACTGGCCAAAAAACCGGTTTTTACGGGAGAGGCTGCTGGTGTGCAACAAGGAGCACTGGCTGCAGTGGAAGTTAATTATTATAAATTGGGCCGACAAACAGGGGAAATGGCTGTGAAATTATTAAAAAAAGAAAAGCAGATTGCCCAATTGGGCGTCGAAAGCAGCAGGGATAATGATATTTTTATAAACTGGCAAACTGCAAACGAATTAGGAATAAAAGTACCGCCTTCCCTGACAGCTAAGGCGAAAATTCTGCCGTAG
- the acsC gene encoding acetyl-CoA decarbonylase/synthase complex subunit gamma, whose product MALSGLEIYKQLPKKNCGECGPPTCLAFAMALAGGKASLDSCPYVTEEARANLESASAPPIAKIIVGTGEAAVELGDETELFRHDKKFYHETAVAVTVSDALEEQALSDRIKEISNLTFTRVGLQYKVQLLAVQNDSGSPEKFTAAVRQAQSDSSLALVLISSNQKAMEAALAVAGKEKPLIYCATADNYEAMTNLAKEYSCPLAVRAENLHDLAGLVEKITALGHKHLVLDPGPGELSKAIADFTQIRRLAIKKRFRPFGYPIIAFTSAEDPTEESLEAAVYVSKYASVVVMNTIARSAFLPLLSWRQNLYTDPQVPIKVQENLYAVGNVTDNSPVYVTTNFSLAYYSVEGEVEASKIPGYILAVDTDGLSVLTAYADGKFEAEKIAAVLKKLGVEEKVKHRTLVIPGLVAVLSGKLEELSGWKVMVGPREASGITAFAKAHFA is encoded by the coding sequence TTGGCACTGTCAGGTTTAGAGATTTACAAACAACTACCCAAAAAGAATTGCGGTGAATGCGGGCCTCCAACCTGTTTGGCATTCGCTATGGCTTTGGCTGGAGGCAAGGCTTCTTTGGATAGCTGCCCCTATGTTACCGAGGAAGCCAGAGCTAACCTGGAATCAGCTTCTGCTCCGCCTATTGCTAAAATAATAGTCGGAACCGGTGAAGCAGCCGTTGAGCTGGGAGACGAAACTGAACTATTCAGGCACGATAAGAAATTCTACCATGAGACAGCTGTTGCCGTTACGGTCAGTGATGCGCTGGAAGAGCAAGCATTGAGCGACAGGATTAAGGAGATTAGCAACCTTACCTTCACCCGGGTTGGATTACAATATAAAGTTCAATTGCTTGCAGTACAAAATGATTCCGGATCCCCCGAAAAATTTACGGCTGCAGTACGTCAAGCGCAGAGTGACAGTTCCTTGGCCCTTGTTTTAATAAGCAGTAATCAAAAAGCTATGGAAGCTGCCTTAGCTGTTGCCGGCAAGGAAAAGCCACTGATTTATTGTGCCACTGCAGATAATTATGAGGCCATGACTAATTTAGCCAAAGAGTATAGTTGCCCGCTGGCAGTCAGAGCGGAAAATTTGCATGATCTGGCCGGCCTGGTGGAGAAAATTACAGCTTTAGGTCATAAACATCTGGTTTTAGATCCTGGTCCCGGTGAGTTGTCCAAAGCAATTGCCGATTTTACCCAAATTCGTAGACTGGCGATTAAAAAACGGTTTAGACCATTCGGTTATCCCATCATCGCTTTTACTAGCGCAGAAGATCCAACGGAAGAGTCTTTGGAAGCAGCCGTCTACGTCAGCAAATATGCAAGTGTTGTAGTTATGAATACAATTGCTAGAAGCGCTTTTTTACCGCTACTATCCTGGAGACAAAACCTATACACTGACCCGCAAGTTCCGATTAAAGTTCAGGAGAATCTCTACGCGGTGGGCAATGTTACCGATAATTCACCTGTTTATGTTACGACCAACTTTTCCTTGGCGTATTATTCCGTGGAAGGTGAAGTAGAAGCCAGCAAGATACCCGGGTATATTTTAGCGGTAGACACCGATGGTTTATCTGTGTTAACTGCTTATGCCGATGGCAAATTTGAAGCGGAAAAGATTGCTGCTGTCTTAAAGAAACTGGGGGTAGAGGAAAAAGTTAAGCACCGTACTTTGGTAATTCCCGGTTTAGTGGCGGTCTTAAGCGGTAAGCTGGAAGAACTTAGCGGGTGGAAAGTCATGGTAGGCCCCAGAGAAGCTTCGGGAATTACTGCTTTTGCCAAAGCCCATTTTGCATAG
- a CDS encoding UPF0236 family transposase-like protein, producing the protein MEKIIQHLWDKFLLVGENVIEALERKITYPELEIKVKEILNQLGKDILKMVLETQDAYLVEHREERPGWVVERRQEEKHVVTVFGEMSYHRTYFYHKETQSYAHLVDDYAGYTPHMRVDAAAKSVLADMATEQSYRRSGRGPEQYGWGESLSGQTVKNTIDRIKVPLSSDDIIPAQKRRVRILYIEADEDHVAQWGKKGRMQIPLIYVHEGIEKASRGRNRLRNARYFSGPYKTIDDLWFAVLTI; encoded by the coding sequence ATGGAAAAGATAATTCAACACTTATGGGATAAATTCCTGCTGGTTGGGGAAAACGTAATTGAGGCTTTAGAGAGAAAAATCACATATCCGGAGTTGGAAATCAAGGTTAAAGAGATCCTTAACCAATTGGGAAAAGACATACTGAAGATGGTCCTGGAAACCCAGGATGCTTATCTGGTTGAGCACCGGGAAGAACGTCCCGGTTGGGTGGTTGAGCGGCGTCAAGAAGAGAAACATGTGGTCACAGTCTTTGGAGAAATGAGCTATCATCGTACCTACTTTTACCATAAAGAAACCCAATCCTACGCTCATTTAGTTGACGACTATGCCGGATATACACCACACATGCGGGTGGATGCAGCAGCTAAGTCCGTATTGGCTGACATGGCTACCGAACAATCTTACCGTCGTAGCGGCAGAGGGCCGGAGCAGTACGGATGGGGAGAAAGTTTGAGTGGACAGACAGTCAAGAATACCATAGACAGAATTAAAGTGCCCTTGAGTAGCGATGATATAATACCTGCGCAAAAGCGAAGGGTGAGGATTTTGTACATAGAAGCAGACGAGGACCACGTAGCCCAGTGGGGAAAAAAGGGACGGATGCAAATACCGTTGATCTATGTACATGAAGGAATAGAAAAAGCAAGCCGGGGTAGGAACCGGCTCCGGAATGCCCGCTATTTCAGCGGACCGTACAAGACCATTGACGACTTATGGTTTGCTGTCCTGACTATATAG
- a CDS encoding P-loop NTPase, which produces MKIAVAGKGGVGKTTVSAELAKYFAQEGFTVFAVDADPDLSLGYFLGFPEELILKLRPLVEMREDILAQSGGKGAFYTLNPDVDELLAKYVLQKENIKFLKMGGLKRGGTECYCRENAVLRAVISNLLLEKKEIVILDMGAGIEHLTRGTSEGVDLMLIVTEPTKTSVQSAKVIAKLAEELGIKNIQFIGNKVHCSADYEFLKQNFASNLALVIDYEEEVLKESRGEVVQNKKLTQAIVGLGELLLRRVAEKQVIQI; this is translated from the coding sequence ATGAAAATTGCTGTAGCAGGAAAAGGTGGGGTTGGTAAAACAACCGTTTCCGCAGAATTAGCCAAATATTTTGCTCAAGAAGGTTTTACTGTTTTTGCTGTTGATGCTGACCCTGATTTGAGTTTAGGATACTTTTTAGGTTTTCCCGAGGAATTGATACTTAAGCTTAGACCGTTGGTGGAAATGCGGGAAGATATCTTGGCACAAAGCGGTGGGAAGGGGGCTTTTTACACTTTAAACCCCGATGTAGATGAATTGCTTGCAAAATATGTCTTACAAAAAGAAAATATCAAGTTTTTGAAAATGGGCGGGTTAAAACGCGGAGGGACGGAATGTTACTGCCGAGAAAATGCCGTTTTGCGTGCTGTTATTTCCAACCTTTTGCTGGAGAAGAAAGAAATTGTAATCCTTGACATGGGGGCGGGTATAGAGCATTTAACCAGAGGCACTTCTGAAGGTGTTGATCTGATGTTAATTGTGACAGAACCTACCAAGACAAGTGTACAATCAGCCAAGGTTATTGCTAAATTGGCGGAAGAGCTGGGGATTAAGAATATACAATTCATAGGGAATAAAGTCCATTGCTCTGCAGATTATGAGTTTCTGAAGCAAAACTTTGCTTCAAATCTGGCTTTAGTTATTGACTATGAAGAAGAAGTGTTGAAAGAGTCCAGGGGGGAAGTAGTACAAAACAAAAAGTTAACACAGGCGATAGTGGGGTTAGGAGAATTGCTATTAAGGAGGGTAGCAGAAAAGCAAGTAATCCAAATCTAA